The genomic DNA TTAAGATAGCCTATTTGGACATTTAAAATTTGATAGCTAAGAAGTTAATTTACACTAAATTTGGTATACTCCCAAATTTTCCAACAGATTGCTCTAATCCCATTTCAAACCCTTTTCTTTTAGTTTCATCTAAGTTTGAGTAAGTCCAATGTTTTCCGTGTGTAACTTCTTCGTAATAGATCTCATCTTTAGTTCTACCTGCAAAAGCGTTTAATGATATGAAACTTCCGAAAGCAAAATCTTTTAATCCTATTTCAATAGTTTGATTTGTTTCTGCTTTTAAATCGTTGATAGCATAGACATTATTTATCTTATCTTGGAACTCAGTTGGAGCTGGAGTTCTGAAACTTTGCTCAAATCTAGTATAGATATTACCTGTATCAGAGTATAAGTAGTTAATAGCAAATTCATAACTATCATTTCTCATAGATTTCTTTATTTCTTCAGCTTTTAATCCAGTATCGACAGTAAAACCAGGCATTACTTGATGAGAATAGTGAGTAGTTTTTGTTGTATCAAAACTTGTCCATTCTCTTCTAACACCTTGAAGAAACTGTAGCTTATCTACAGATGTTTTGTTGAATACATAGATACCATGACTTTCTTTTTCACTATCTAAGTTATAAACTTTGTACATATCCATAAAATTATCAAAATCTCTACTACTTTTCTGAAGTTTGTAGTCATATCCTAAAATTAGGTAGCTATCATTTCCATATTCATATTTAATAGATGGATTTATTTTGAATTTTTCATCTGTGAAAGTTCCTATATTATCTGCATAATATTCGCTATAAGTTTCAGGCTTAATAAGAAGACCTATTGATGTTAATTCTTTTGTATAAACATCATTGACATTTTCTTGGTAACTCATATTTAAGTTTAGTGAAATTTTAGAGTTAATAGTTTTATCATAATTTACAGCAAATTCGTTTCTTTTTAAGTTGCTTCTATCTAATTGATCAGTAGATCCAACTGCACCTGAAGTTAGCTCAGAACCAGTAAAATCAACTCCTGATTGAGATGCGTCTGCATCTAATTCAGATTTAGTTAAAAGTTCAGCTGTTTTAGATTTTTTGTTGTAGTATGTATATTGTAATTTTAATTTATCATCCTCACTTAATTTTAAAAGTGTAGTTAAATTAAAATGCTCATTTTTTGTATTTTCATAATCTCTATTAGTGTCGTTATCCTCTTTAGAATAATCAATAATAAAAGCTAGATTATCATTTACTTTTATAGAAGTTCCTGTTTCAAATCTACGTTCGTTGTCACTTCCATATCTAAATCCAACATACCCTCCTGTTTTATCAACAGAAGATTTAGTTATTATATTAACCAATCCACCAGTGAATCCATCTCCATAAAGAACTCCATTTCCCCCAGGAAGAATCTCTATTTTTTCGATAGATGATACAGAAACTGAATTTAACGGTAAAGTACCGTGGTTTATATCAACTGGATTTATAGCAGCTCCATCAACAAGAACTTGAACTGTTGCTTTAGAGTTTAATCCACTTCCTCTCATTTGAATACTTTCTCCGACAGAGTTTCTTGTAATTGTGATTAGAGGTGAACTTTCCAAAACTTCTGTTATATCTTTAAAGTTTTTTTCACTGATTTCCTCTTTTGTAATTATTTGAATGTTTTTAGTAGTATTTTGTAAAGATTGTTCATATCCAACAGTAGAGATAACACTCTTCTCTAGATACACTCCTTCACTACCAGGTTCCATAGCATGGCTTAGAGCTGAGATTATAAGCCCTAAATAAATAAAGTGTTTTTTCATTGAAATCCTCCGACTAAATATTTGATAATCAAAATAATATTACCACAATATTTATTGTTTTGCAAGAAAATAATATTAAATATTTAAATAATTTGAAATTCAAAGTAAAATATGCTAAAATAGTATAAATTAAACTTGGGAGGATTTTATGAAAAAAAAGTTATTTTTTATGTTGGGGTGCTTATCATTATTGCTAGGAACTATAGGGATATTTTTACCTATTTTGCCGACGACCCCATTTGTTTTATTATCTGCATTTCTTTTTGAAAGAAGTTCTGAGAAGTTCCATAGATTACTTTTAGAAAATAAAATATTTGGAAAATATATAAAAGATTATACGGAAAAAAAAGGAATAACTTATAAGAATAAAGTTATAGCAATAATAGTTATGACCTTAGGGATGGGAAAAGGTTTTTTATCTATGAATAATATTTATGGAAGAACGGCTTTAGTAATAATATTTTTTGCAGTTTTAACTCATTTGTTGAAATTGAAAACCTTAAAGGCAGAGTAAAAAAAAGGATTTAGCAATATACTAAATCCTTTTTTTAACTACTTTATGTTTGTCTTGTTTGTTTTAGCTCTTTTGTTTTCAGCTTTTTTTTGCCAAAACTTATTACCAGATGATTTTTTACTAGTTTCAGAATTTGATTTTTTAGTTGAATCGAACTCTCTTTTAGGTCTTTGTTTAAAAGTATCTTTTGGTTTTTTAGGAGCAGTTTTTCCTTCTTGTCCGTGAATTGTCACAAATTCAGTTTTGTTTGTTTTTATAATATCAGCTAAGAATTTTTTATCTTCAAAGGCTGAGAAAGTCAAAACGATACCATTTTTATTTGCTCTTCCAGTTCTTCCACTTCTGTGGGTAAAAGCTTCAGCAGTTTTAGGAAGATCATAGTTGATAACATGCGTAACTTGAGGGATATCTAATCCTCTTGCAGCAATATCAGTAGCAACTAAAATATTATAAGTTCCATTTCTAAAACCTGATAAAGCTGCATCTCTTTGGTTTTGAGAAAGGTTTCCTTGGAAATGAACAGCTTTAAAACCTTTATTTTCTAAAACTCTACTTAAATATTTAGCTTTATGTTTACCGTTAGTAAAAATAATAACTGATTCAATATCAGAATTTTCTAAAATTTCAACTAATTTAGCTTTTTTATCAAGATTTTCAACGTGATATAACTCATGTTCAATAAGTTTTACAGGATCTTTATATTCTATTTCAATAGTTTTGTGATTCTTCTCTAAAACTTTAAATGCAAGAGTTTTAATCTCTTTTGGCATTGTTGCAGAGAAAAACAGAGTTTGTTTCTTTTTTGGTGTGTGTTTAACGATTTTTTCGATATCTTTTAAGAATCCCATATCTAACATATGGTCAGCTTCGTCAAGAACAAGGAATTCAAGTCTTGTTAATCCTAGATTTCCTTGATTGATGTGATCTAAAATTCTTCCAGGACAACCAACAACGATGTCAACACCAGTTTTAAGAACATCAATCTGCTTCTTAACAGAAGTACCACCATAAACGGCTAAAGTTTTAATTCCAATACCTTTACCTAGTTGCAGTATTGTGTTGTTAATCTGCTCAGCAAGTTCTCTAGTCGGGGCTATAATAAGTGCTCTTACTCCCTTTCCCTTACCTTTAGTTGTAGCTATTTTTTCTAAGATAGGGAGAACAAAAGCCGCAGTTTTTCCAGTTCCCGTTTTAGCAAGTCCAAGTACATCTATCCCGCTTAAAATAGTTGGAATAGCTTCAGCTTGTATAGGTGTTGCTTCTTTATATCCAACAGCAGTAATCTGTGTCATTATTTCGTGTTTAAAATTAAATTCATTAAAGTTCATTACATCTCCATTTAAAAATATTTTTTGTTTATCCATCATTATAGCATTCTTTTAAGAAAAATAATATAGAAATTTAATTGTAGGTGTTATAAAAAAGGGATTTAATATGTTATAATTAAAGTCTGAGATAAGTAAAATAAGGGGGATTTGATGAAGAAAAGATATTGGACAGTTGTTCTGTTTTTTTTAGTTTTTGGAGTTTTTTTTACTAAAGGACTTTGGAAGCAAGTAAATAGAAAAACTTTTCCTAAAGAATTAATAGAAGAAATTGATTCAAAGGAATTAAAAGGGAAGTTAACAGTTTTAGAAAAGTCTGTTTTAGAGCAATTTGAAAATATAAAAGAGCGGGAGTATAACTCTAGATATGATGAAGTTGTAGAGATTGCAAGACCTTTATTAAATAGTGAAAATGGAGTCGAATTAGGGAGCTATATGTTAGGAAAACTTTTATTAAGCGATCAATTATCTCCTAAAAATTCTCTATTTGTGTTAAATAAGCTTAGGGTTTTAAAAATGCGACGTCAAAATTTTTTAGAGTCAATTAGATATTGTTTAGAGTACATAAAATTAGCAAAGTATGTTGATAGTGATTATGATGTTGATCGAGGAAAAATGGGCTTATCTATTATTATTAGTAGTTTAAATGGTTATGAAATATCAAATGAAATATTAGAGAGTATATTAAAAGAGGAACGAAATTACAAAGATTCAAACCAAGTAAAAATTGTTGCACTTTTAAATTTAGCAGAAAATAATATAAGAATTTCTAATTATAACAGGTCGTTAGAAGCTTTAGATAAAATAGTGGCAAAATCTTCAGAAGAGAAAGAGGCTTATACTGATAGTTTGATGGTTGTAGTTCATTCGTTATATAGTTATAATTATGCTTATTTGGGAAATGAAAAGAAATCGTATGACCATTTAATAAAAGCTCAAAAATTCTTATCTAAAAGAAAAATTTCTTATTTTATAGATGAACATATATATTACTCAGTTGCTGAGTCCTTATATAATCTATATTTTGCAATACTTGAATTTTCAGAGGAAAAAACATTGAATATTCTAAATTCTGTTGAAAATAAAAGTGATTTTGGATTTTTGTATTATAGTTATGAAATTTTATTTGAATATTATAGAAAAACTGATAATTTTGAAAAATATGAGCATTTAAAAAGAAAATATGATAGAAAAATTACAGAAATAAATGAAATAAACTATAAAATGTTATCATTATATATGATTGAATCTATGGAGAGTGGAATTTCTAATAGAGAGTATAAAATCCTAGTTAATAGAGTTATCAGGATGTCTTTATATATTATTAGTTTATTGTTAGTAATTATTTTCTCTTTTAAGAAAGCTGTAGGACTACAAGAAGTTTCTACAACTGATTTTTTAACTAAAATTAACAATAGAAAATCATTCGATAGTACGATGGTTAAGATTTCTAATAAAGATTATTATATGCTGATATTTGATATAGATAACTTTAAAAAAATAAATGATACTTATGGCCATGGATTTGGAGATAGTGTTTTAAGAAAGATAGGACAACTTTTATTGATGAAAGAGGAGTTGTATAAAGTAAAAGTATATAGGATTGGTGGAGAAGAATTTGCTGTCTTATTTTTAGAAGAGTATTGCTCTCAAGAGAAATGTGTAGCTATAAGCGAAGATATAAGAAAGACTATTGAGAGCTTAGTTTGGATTAGAGATATAAAAGTAACAGTGAGTGGAGGATTATCTCGAAAATGTAATAAAGTTTATGAAGAGAGTGATAAACTTCTTTACGAAGCAAAAAAGTCTGGTAAAAATAAAATAATAAATAATTTTGTGTAAATAATTAGGTACTTAGAAATGAGTACCTTTTTTATTTTATTGTAAAAATATTTGAAGTAAAAAAAATTGCAAATACTACACTATAATGGTAGAATTTAAATATAATGAACTTGATTATCATAAAAGGAGAAAATTTATATATGAATTACAATAAAATAGGACGAGATATATTAAAGGAAGTAGGAGGAACATTCAATGTTAAAGAGTTGACATATTGTTTTACTCGATTAAGGTTTGTTCTTAAAGATTTGAAGTTAGTTGATAAAAAAAGGATAGAACAGTTAGAAGGAGTTATATCTGTAATAGAAAGCGGAGGTCAACTTCAGGTTGTTATAGGTTCGAAAGTTGAAAAAATTTACTTAGAGATTGTACCTATATTATCACAAAAAGATGAAGTGAAAAAAGAAGAAAATAAAAATGAAAGTTTAGAAGTTGGAAATATATGGAATAGGATTTTAATTGCAATTTCTACAATTTTCACCCCAATGGTACCGGCAATTGCAGCATCAGGTTTACTTAAAGGGACTTTGACAGTTGCAAGAATTTTAGCATCAAATAAAGGAATTGATATAACAGGCAATCAAACTTATACAATAATTATGACAGCAACAGATGCAATATTTTATTTTATGCCAATAATTTTAGCTTATACGAGTGCAAAAGTATTTAAAGCAAATGAATTTATAGCTATGGCACTTGGTGGAACGATGTGTTCTCCTGCAATTGTAGCTCTCATGGCTGGAAGTTCATCTGTTTACATGTTTGGGCTAGAGGTAACAAAAGCGAGTTATACATCCTCGGTTATTCCAATTGTAATTGGAGTTTTTATTTTAAGTTATGTGCAAAAATTTTTAGAAAAAATTATACCAGAGGTGTTAAAAATAATATTAGTTCCAGGTTTATCATTGATTATTATGATTCCTGCCATATTTTTATTCTTTGGACCTATTGGAATATATATAGGAAATATGATAAGCTTTATGTATGGAACTTTGATGGGAATTAGTCCGATTCTTTGTGGAGCTTTTGTAGGAGGAATGTGGTGTGTGTTTGTAATTTTTGGAGCACATAGAGCGTTGATTCCAATTGGGATAAATGATGTGGCACTTTTTGGTCGTCAGAATTTATTGGCTTTTGCTGGTGCAGCAAACTTTTCTCAAGGTGGAGCGGCTCTTGGAGTTATGTTAAAAACAAAAAATAAAAATTTAGAACCGATAGCTGCTTCGGCGAGTATTTCGGCAGCTTTATGTGGAATAACAGAACCAGCAATATACGGATGTAACCTAAGATTGAAAAAACCTATGATATATGCTGTTGTATGTGGTGCATTAGGAGGAGCTATAATGGGAGCTGGAGGAGTTTATGGAGACTCGTTTGCTAACAATGGAGTTTTAACAATAGCAACTTATGCTGCATTTGGAATGAAAAAATTTGTGTTTTATCTAATAGGAATTGGAGTTGCATTTTTTGGTTCGGCTCTTTTAACATTCCTATTTGGATTTGAAGATATTGAAAGTTTAGAAAAATAGATAGAGGAGTGAAAATGGATATACAAGATAAAATGAAAAAATTCCCAGAAAACTTTTTATGGGGAGCATCATCATCAGCTTTTCAAATTGAAGGTGGATGGAATCAAGGGGGAAAAGGAAAAACTGTTGCAGATTTCAATTCGTTTAAACGTTCAGATAAACAGGCTGATTCAAAAGTTGCGAGTGATTTTTATAACAACTGGAAAGCTGATATAGATTTAATGAGTGAGTTAGGACTTCAGCTTTATAGATTCTCAATCTCTTGGGCTAGAATTATTCCAACTGGTGATGGAGAGATAAATGAGGATGGAATAAAGTTTTATGATCAAGTTATTGATTATCTTTTAGAAAAGGGAATTATGCCTTTCATAACACTTTATCATTTTGATTTACCTTATGCATTGGTTGAAAAATATAATGGATGGGAAGATAGAGAGTGTGCTTTTGCTTTTGAACGTTATGCAAAAATATGTTTTGAAAGATTTGGTGCTAAAGTAAAAAATTGGCAAGTTCATAACGAGCAAAATTTAATGGTTAGAGTTGATGAGAGAATGAACATAGATGTTGAGAATAAATGGGAAGCGGATAGAATGAGAGCTCAAATGGATTATCACATGTTTTTAGCTCACGCTTTAACTGTTAAAGTTTTTAGAAAAGTTGTTGAAAATGGAAAAATAGGTCCAGCTGTTTCATCAACTTGTTCATACCCGGCAACAAGTAAGCCGGAGGATGTATGGGCAGCTAAGATGAACGATTGTTTTAAAACTGAGTACGCTTTAGATATGCATGTTTATGGTGAGTATCCAAAATATTATATGAGATACTTAAAAGAGAGAAACATTGTTCCTAAAACAGAGGCTATCGATAAGGATATTTTAAAAGGAGCTACAAATGATTTTATAGCTGTTAATTACTATAGAACTCTTTGTATAAAGCATTTACCAGTTGATGAAAATCATGTTTTAGGTGAAAGAGAGTCTATCATGAATCAAGTTGACTTTGATCAGTATGGATATTTTAGACATATAAAAAATGAGAATTTAAAAGCGAGTGAGTATGGAGCACAGATAGATCCATTGGGTCTTAGATTGGTTTTAAATAGATATTATGAAAAATACAGATTGCCAATGATTATAGCTGAAAATGGATTAGGTGCACATGATGTATTAACAGAAGATGGAAAAGTTCATGATAGCTATAGAATTGATTATTTGAGAGATCATATTGAAGCCTGTAGACTTGCGATGGAAGATGGTGTTGAGATGTGGGGTTACTCTCCTTGGTCAGTTATGGATATTTTAAGTTCTCATCAAGGGTTTAAGAAAAGATATGGTTTTGTATATATAAATAGAGATGACTTTGATTTAAAAGATATGAAACGTATAAAAAAAGATAGTTTCTACTGGTATCAAAAAGTTATTCAAACACATGGCGAAGAGATGTAGGTGATAAGTTTGGAAAATTTGATAATGAAGAGAGTTAAAGAGAAAAGATTTCAATTAATTTTACAAGTTTTTGATAAAATTGACTTTGAAAGAGTTTTGATACCAGAGGAGTATAGTAAAGAAACTTTTTATGATTTTTTAAAATGGAAAATAGGAAGTAGTTTAGGAATGAGATATGATAAACAACTTAATTTTATCTATTCTCAAAAAAATGAGGAACTTCAAGAACGTTTACTCAAAAACTTGGAGTATGATTTTAAGCAAGAACAGTTTGAAATTTTATCTAATATATATTTTGAGTTTGGAAAAGATAGATAAAAAAGAGATATGCACGCATATCTCTTTTTTATTTACTTTTTTATTATTGTTTTTATAAAGTTTAAATATTTTTTAAACTTTCTTCAATTAATTTTTTTGGATCTTGAATTGCTACTTTTGTTTTTACATCTAGCATTTTTATATTTTTAAATCTTTGAGGTTCTTTAATAGCTACATCGTGTGCAAATATTACAACTTTAGCATTTTCGACATCTTTTTGAGTAATTCTATTTACGATACCGTTAGCTCCTTGAGTTTCAACTTTTATTCTAATTCCCATTTTAGAGGCAGTTTTTTCAAGAGCTTTAGCAGCTAAGAATGTGTGAGCAACTCCAGAGGGGCAAGATGTTATAGCTAAAATTTCAGCTTCTCCTTCACCCACAACAGATTCATAATTTAATTCTTCCATCTCTTCATCTAATGTTTCAGAAGCGATAGGTTTTAAAATATTTACAATTAAAGCCGTAGTTAAAGCTCCTAAAATTGTTCCAAGTATGTATCCAAATTTTCCCTCAACTACTGGTAAAACAATCCATCCACCCCAAGGAGCATGATTGATAGAGTTCATTACAAATCCAACAATATTTCCAACAATTCCACCAGCAACTATAGCAGGTAAAACTCTCATAGGATCTGCAGCAGCAAAAGGAATTGCTCCTTCACTAATTCCAATTAGTCCCATTATAGCAGCAGCTTTTCCAGCTTCTTTTTCATCTTTTGTATATTTTTTAGGAGATAAGAAAGTCGCTAAAGCCATTCCAAGAGGCGGTGTACAAATTGCTATTCCAACTCCCCCCATCAACCAAGGTTGTGTATCAACTTGAGTTTGAGCGAAAAGTGTAGCAACTTTATTAATTGGTCCTCCCATATCAAAAGCTGTCATTCCACCAAGAATAGCACCAAGTGCAACTTTACCACTACCAGCCATACTAGCAAGCCATGCATTCATACTTGTCATCATACTTGCTATTGGGATACCGATTCCCCACATAACAATACCGCAAACTATAAATGTTCCAATTAATGGATAAATAAAAATTGAACCTAAAGATTTCATACTATCTGGAAGTTTAATTTTTTTAAGAAGATTGATAATAAAACCAGCTATAAATCCAACTATAATAGCTCCTAAAAATCCAGTTTTATAGTTTTGAACCGCTATCCATGAACCAATCATTCCTGGAGCTAAACCAGGTTTATCAGCAATTGAGTAGGCAATATATCCACCAAGAACAGCTGTGAAAAGAGTAAGTCCAGCGATTCCCATATCAGCCATATCTTTTAAAAATCCAGCTTCAGGAACAGCTCCTTTACCAGATAACATAACAGCAAGAGATAGTAGAACTCCACCAGCAACAATAAATGGAATCATGTGTGAGGTTCCAAAAAGAAGATGTTCTTTTAATTTGTTAAGTTTAAATTTAAGTGATTTATTTTCATCAATTGAATTTTCAAATACTTTTTCTTTTTTATTGATAGTTTGATTTTTTAGAGGAGCTGATTTATCATTTTTTAAAATAATATTCAAGAATTCATCTTTATTTTTAGCATTTCTAAGAGAATCTATAAACCCATCTTCCATAAAAAGAGTCGTAAGATTTGAAAGAACTTCAATATGTGTTGTTCCTTTTTCTGAATCAGGAATAGCTATTAAAAAAATTAAATCTACCTCATTACCTTCATCAACAGATTCCCAATCTTTGATTTTATTTTTTAATCTTGCAGCAGCGATTTTGGGGATTTTAACAGAAGAAGATTTTCCGTGAGGAATAGCAAGACCATCTTCTAATCCAGTTGGAGATTTACTTTCTCTAAGTAAAACAGCTTCAAGAAACTCATGTTTGTTTATAAGAGCTCCGTTTTCGTCA from Cetobacterium sp. ZOR0034 includes the following:
- a CDS encoding PTS transporter subunit EIIC; its protein translation is MNYNKIGRDILKEVGGTFNVKELTYCFTRLRFVLKDLKLVDKKRIEQLEGVISVIESGGQLQVVIGSKVEKIYLEIVPILSQKDEVKKEENKNESLEVGNIWNRILIAISTIFTPMVPAIAASGLLKGTLTVARILASNKGIDITGNQTYTIIMTATDAIFYFMPIILAYTSAKVFKANEFIAMALGGTMCSPAIVALMAGSSSVYMFGLEVTKASYTSSVIPIVIGVFILSYVQKFLEKIIPEVLKIILVPGLSLIIMIPAIFLFFGPIGIYIGNMISFMYGTLMGISPILCGAFVGGMWCVFVIFGAHRALIPIGINDVALFGRQNLLAFAGAANFSQGGAALGVMLKTKNKNLEPIAASASISAALCGITEPAIYGCNLRLKKPMIYAVVCGALGGAIMGAGGVYGDSFANNGVLTIATYAAFGMKKFVFYLIGIGVAFFGSALLTFLFGFEDIESLEK
- a CDS encoding DEAD/DEAH box helicase, whose amino-acid sequence is MMDKQKIFLNGDVMNFNEFNFKHEIMTQITAVGYKEATPIQAEAIPTILSGIDVLGLAKTGTGKTAAFVLPILEKIATTKGKGKGVRALIIAPTRELAEQINNTILQLGKGIGIKTLAVYGGTSVKKQIDVLKTGVDIVVGCPGRILDHINQGNLGLTRLEFLVLDEADHMLDMGFLKDIEKIVKHTPKKKQTLFFSATMPKEIKTLAFKVLEKNHKTIEIEYKDPVKLIEHELYHVENLDKKAKLVEILENSDIESVIIFTNGKHKAKYLSRVLENKGFKAVHFQGNLSQNQRDAALSGFRNGTYNILVATDIAARGLDIPQVTHVINYDLPKTAEAFTHRSGRTGRANKNGIVLTFSAFEDKKFLADIIKTNKTEFVTIHGQEGKTAPKKPKDTFKQRPKREFDSTKKSNSETSKKSSGNKFWQKKAENKRAKTNKTNIK
- a CDS encoding GGDEF domain-containing protein, whose amino-acid sequence is MKKRYWTVVLFFLVFGVFFTKGLWKQVNRKTFPKELIEEIDSKELKGKLTVLEKSVLEQFENIKEREYNSRYDEVVEIARPLLNSENGVELGSYMLGKLLLSDQLSPKNSLFVLNKLRVLKMRRQNFLESIRYCLEYIKLAKYVDSDYDVDRGKMGLSIIISSLNGYEISNEILESILKEERNYKDSNQVKIVALLNLAENNIRISNYNRSLEALDKIVAKSSEEKEAYTDSLMVVVHSLYSYNYAYLGNEKKSYDHLIKAQKFLSKRKISYFIDEHIYYSVAESLYNLYFAILEFSEEKTLNILNSVENKSDFGFLYYSYEILFEYYRKTDNFEKYEHLKRKYDRKITEINEINYKMLSLYMIESMESGISNREYKILVNRVIRMSLYIISLLLVIIFSFKKAVGLQEVSTTDFLTKINNRKSFDSTMVKISNKDYYMLIFDIDNFKKINDTYGHGFGDSVLRKIGQLLLMKEELYKVKVYRIGGEEFAVLFLEEYCSQEKCVAISEDIRKTIESLVWIRDIKVTVSGGLSRKCNKVYEESDKLLYEAKKSGKNKIINNFV
- a CDS encoding TonB-dependent receptor, whose amino-acid sequence is MKKHFIYLGLIISALSHAMEPGSEGVYLEKSVISTVGYEQSLQNTTKNIQIITKEEISEKNFKDITEVLESSPLITITRNSVGESIQMRGSGLNSKATVQVLVDGAAINPVDINHGTLPLNSVSVSSIEKIEILPGGNGVLYGDGFTGGLVNIITKSSVDKTGGYVGFRYGSDNERRFETGTSIKVNDNLAFIIDYSKEDNDTNRDYENTKNEHFNLTTLLKLSEDDKLKLQYTYYNKKSKTAELLTKSELDADASQSGVDFTGSELTSGAVGSTDQLDRSNLKRNEFAVNYDKTINSKISLNLNMSYQENVNDVYTKELTSIGLLIKPETYSEYYADNIGTFTDEKFKINPSIKYEYGNDSYLILGYDYKLQKSSRDFDNFMDMYKVYNLDSEKESHGIYVFNKTSVDKLQFLQGVRREWTSFDTTKTTHYSHQVMPGFTVDTGLKAEEIKKSMRNDSYEFAINYLYSDTGNIYTRFEQSFRTPAPTEFQDKINNVYAINDLKAETNQTIEIGLKDFAFGSFISLNAFAGRTKDEIYYEEVTHGKHWTYSNLDETKRKGFEMGLEQSVGKFGSIPNLV
- a CDS encoding glycoside hydrolase family 1 protein, which produces MDIQDKMKKFPENFLWGASSSAFQIEGGWNQGGKGKTVADFNSFKRSDKQADSKVASDFYNNWKADIDLMSELGLQLYRFSISWARIIPTGDGEINEDGIKFYDQVIDYLLEKGIMPFITLYHFDLPYALVEKYNGWEDRECAFAFERYAKICFERFGAKVKNWQVHNEQNLMVRVDERMNIDVENKWEADRMRAQMDYHMFLAHALTVKVFRKVVENGKIGPAVSSTCSYPATSKPEDVWAAKMNDCFKTEYALDMHVYGEYPKYYMRYLKERNIVPKTEAIDKDILKGATNDFIAVNYYRTLCIKHLPVDENHVLGERESIMNQVDFDQYGYFRHIKNENLKASEYGAQIDPLGLRLVLNRYYEKYRLPMIIAENGLGAHDVLTEDGKVHDSYRIDYLRDHIEACRLAMEDGVEMWGYSPWSVMDILSSHQGFKKRYGFVYINRDDFDLKDMKRIKKDSFYWYQKVIQTHGEEM
- a CDS encoding YbaN family protein, coding for MKKKLFFMLGCLSLLLGTIGIFLPILPTTPFVLLSAFLFERSSEKFHRLLLENKIFGKYIKDYTEKKGITYKNKVIAIIVMTLGMGKGFLSMNNIYGRTALVIIFFAVLTHLLKLKTLKAE
- a CDS encoding PTS fructose transporter subunit EIIC yields the protein MNFNNLIDNNLILLDSNSSNKTEVIEKLVDLLDENGALINKHEFLEAVLLRESKSPTGLEDGLAIPHGKSSSVKIPKIAAARLKNKIKDWESVDEGNEVDLIFLIAIPDSEKGTTHIEVLSNLTTLFMEDGFIDSLRNAKNKDEFLNIILKNDKSAPLKNQTINKKEKVFENSIDENKSLKFKLNKLKEHLLFGTSHMIPFIVAGGVLLSLAVMLSGKGAVPEAGFLKDMADMGIAGLTLFTAVLGGYIAYSIADKPGLAPGMIGSWIAVQNYKTGFLGAIIVGFIAGFIINLLKKIKLPDSMKSLGSIFIYPLIGTFIVCGIVMWGIGIPIASMMTSMNAWLASMAGSGKVALGAILGGMTAFDMGGPINKVATLFAQTQVDTQPWLMGGVGIAICTPPLGMALATFLSPKKYTKDEKEAGKAAAIMGLIGISEGAIPFAAADPMRVLPAIVAGGIVGNIVGFVMNSINHAPWGGWIVLPVVEGKFGYILGTILGALTTALIVNILKPIASETLDEEMEELNYESVVGEGEAEILAITSCPSGVAHTFLAAKALEKTASKMGIRIKVETQGANGIVNRITQKDVENAKVVIFAHDVAIKEPQRFKNIKMLDVKTKVAIQDPKKLIEESLKNI